In Gemmatimonadetes bacterium T265, one DNA window encodes the following:
- the ychF gene encoding ribosome-binding ATPase YchF has product MLRIGIVGLPNVGKSTLFNALTSAGVLAANYPFATKDPNVGRVNVPDARLSVLSDVVTPQRTVPASVEFVDIAGLVKGASQGEGLGNQFLANIRETDAIVHVVRCFDDDDVLHVMGSVDPARDRETIEFELALADLSVVEKRLDRARRAAKTGDKDAQAEAGVLERAYAYLKDGRALFEAHLGPEDLALLQPLSLLTTKPILYAANVTDAELTGDEGPHLRALRAAVAAGGEVAEVVPFSAKIESELAELPEADRGEFLASLGLESAGLDRLIRAGYRLLGLQTYFTAGEQEVRAWTIHRGDTAPKAAGVIHSDFERGFIKADTVGYDEFVANGGWKGAREKGAVRSEGKDYVVEDGDVMLFKFNV; this is encoded by the coding sequence ATGCTCCGCATCGGCATCGTCGGCCTGCCCAACGTGGGCAAGTCGACGCTCTTCAACGCGCTCACCTCCGCCGGCGTCCTCGCCGCCAACTACCCGTTCGCCACCAAGGACCCGAACGTCGGCCGCGTGAACGTCCCGGACGCGCGGCTCAGCGTGCTGTCCGACGTCGTCACGCCGCAGCGCACGGTCCCCGCGTCGGTCGAATTCGTCGACATCGCGGGCCTCGTCAAGGGCGCGTCGCAGGGCGAGGGGCTCGGCAACCAGTTCCTCGCCAACATCCGCGAGACCGACGCGATCGTGCACGTCGTGCGCTGCTTCGACGACGACGACGTGCTGCACGTGATGGGGTCGGTCGACCCCGCGCGCGACCGCGAGACGATCGAGTTCGAACTCGCGCTCGCGGACCTCTCGGTCGTCGAGAAGCGGCTCGACCGCGCGCGCCGGGCGGCCAAGACCGGCGACAAGGACGCGCAGGCGGAGGCCGGCGTGCTGGAGCGCGCGTACGCGTACCTCAAGGACGGGCGCGCGCTGTTCGAGGCGCACCTGGGGCCGGAGGACCTCGCGCTGCTGCAGCCGCTATCGCTGCTGACGACGAAGCCGATCCTCTACGCGGCGAACGTCACCGACGCCGAGCTCACCGGCGACGAGGGGCCGCACCTGCGGGCGCTGCGGGCGGCGGTCGCCGCGGGCGGCGAGGTGGCCGAGGTCGTGCCGTTCTCGGCGAAGATCGAGAGCGAGCTCGCCGAGCTGCCCGAGGCGGACCGGGGGGAGTTCCTCGCGTCGTTAGGCCTGGAAAGCGCGGGGCTGGACCGGCTGATTCGCGCCGGGTACCGGCTGCTGGGGCTGCAGACCTATTTCACGGCGGGCGAGCAGGAGGTACGCGCGTGGACGATCCACCGCGGCGACACGGCGCCGAAGGCGGCGGGGGTGATCCACTCGGACTTCGAACGCGGGTTCATCAAGGCCGACACGGTCGGGTACGACGAGTTCGTCGCGAACGGCGGGTGGAAGGGGGCGCGGGAGAAGGGGGCGGTGCGGAGCGAGGGGAAGGACTACGTCGTGGAGGACGGGGACGTAATGTTGTTCAAGTTCAACGTGTAG
- the rplY gene encoding 50S ribosomal protein L25, with protein MATATLGAEPRDGTGKGVARKLRAAGRVPAVVYGHARAPQSLSVGARELGRLLDQYAAASTVVELGLGGGTVRTLIREVQRHPVDRSLVHVDFLELVAGERVTVRVPLVFVGTAVGVRDQGGLLAEQLREIEVSADPANLPDRLEVDVTALTMGHPLHVRDIPVPNGVTVTSDPDAPVVSVTAPAEEESTEPTGTEDAAGAPVVLREKSADE; from the coding sequence ATGGCCACCGCTACCCTCGGCGCCGAGCCCCGTGACGGGACTGGCAAGGGCGTCGCGCGCAAGCTGCGCGCGGCCGGCCGCGTCCCCGCCGTCGTCTACGGCCACGCCCGCGCCCCGCAGTCGCTGTCCGTCGGCGCGCGCGAACTCGGGCGCCTGCTCGACCAGTACGCCGCCGCGAGCACCGTCGTCGAGCTCGGGCTCGGCGGCGGCACCGTCCGCACGCTCATCCGCGAGGTCCAGCGGCACCCGGTCGACCGCTCGCTCGTGCACGTCGACTTCCTGGAGCTCGTCGCCGGCGAGCGCGTGACCGTGCGCGTCCCGCTCGTCTTCGTCGGCACCGCGGTCGGCGTGCGCGACCAGGGCGGCCTGCTCGCCGAACAGCTGCGCGAGATCGAAGTCTCCGCCGACCCGGCCAACCTCCCCGACCGCCTCGAGGTCGACGTCACGGCGCTCACGATGGGGCACCCGCTCCACGTGCGCGACATCCCGGTCCCGAACGGGGTCACGGTGACGTCCGACCCCGACGCCCCGGTCGTGAGCGTGACCGCGCCGGCGGAGGAGGAGTCGACCGAGCCGACCGGCACGGAGGACGCGGCCGGTGCGCCCGTGGTGCTCCGCGAAAAGAGCGCGGACGAGTAA
- the prs gene encoding ribose-phosphate pyrophosphokinase, with amino-acid sequence MGTQLLSNRVSPHTATQSATRDGTSAAGHAFKLVGGTANRPLAEEIARCLGVELCKLTCTRFADGEIFVRIDENIRGMDVFVVQPTNPPADTLMELLLIVDAARRASAARITVVMPYYGYSRQDRKDQPRVAIGAKLVANMIQAAGADRVLGIDFHQHQLQGFFDIPVDHLYAKPVLTNHYRRKRLADLVVVAPDVGAAKMARGFAKQLDAAFAIMDKRRPKANVAEVLNVIGDVDGRPCLIVDDMIDTAGTVSEAARALVKRGAREVFVCATHALLSGPARERLTDAPISEVTVTDTIALPPERRFDKLHVLSVGELLAKAIRFTHSDQSVSSLFE; translated from the coding sequence ATGGGCACCCAGCTCCTCTCGAATCGCGTGAGCCCGCACACTGCGACCCAGTCGGCCACGCGCGACGGCACGTCCGCGGCCGGCCACGCCTTCAAGCTCGTCGGCGGCACGGCCAACCGGCCGCTCGCGGAGGAGATCGCGCGGTGCCTCGGGGTCGAGCTGTGCAAACTCACCTGCACGCGCTTCGCCGACGGCGAGATCTTCGTCCGCATCGACGAGAACATCCGCGGGATGGACGTGTTCGTCGTCCAGCCGACGAACCCGCCCGCGGACACGCTGATGGAGCTGCTGCTCATCGTCGACGCGGCACGGCGCGCGAGCGCGGCGCGGATCACGGTCGTGATGCCCTACTACGGCTACTCGCGGCAGGACCGCAAGGACCAGCCGCGCGTGGCGATCGGCGCGAAGCTCGTCGCCAACATGATCCAGGCGGCGGGCGCGGACCGCGTGTTAGGCATCGACTTCCACCAGCACCAGCTGCAGGGCTTCTTCGACATCCCGGTCGACCACCTGTACGCGAAGCCGGTGCTCACCAACCACTACCGCCGCAAGCGCCTCGCCGACCTCGTCGTCGTCGCGCCCGACGTGGGCGCGGCGAAGATGGCGCGCGGCTTCGCGAAGCAGCTCGACGCGGCGTTCGCGATCATGGACAAGCGCCGGCCGAAGGCGAACGTGGCCGAGGTGCTGAACGTGATCGGCGACGTCGACGGGCGGCCGTGCCTCATCGTCGACGACATGATCGACACCGCCGGCACGGTGAGCGAGGCGGCGCGCGCGCTCGTGAAGCGCGGCGCGCGCGAGGTGTTCGTGTGCGCGACGCACGCGCTGCTCTCCGGCCCCGCGCGCGAGCGGCTCACCGACGCGCCGATCTCGGAGGTGACGGTCACCGACACGATCGCGCTGCCGCCGGAGCGGCGGTTCGACAAGCTGCACGTCCTGTCGGTCGGCGAGCTGCTCGCCAAGGCGATCCGGTTCACGCACAGCGACCAGTCGGTGAGCAGCCTGTTCGAGTAG
- a CDS encoding integrase: MCDALGVSVSGYNQARRRAAGPPPARAAADERLRVHVRAAHRGGRGCYGAPRVHRELRDAGVRDAGVRVARKRVARLMCEDGLVGRRTRRRVRTTDSAHAEPVAPNLLERRFGVADHPTPNAAWCGDLTYACGVPVPTREGWLFLSVLLDLSSRRVVGWATCDTLATAGPLAALRMALAARRPPPGLIHHTDRGSAYASRAYRAVLASSGMRPSMSRRGDCWDNAVAESFFSTLEHELLAGAAFATRAAAYRALAEFVAWYNAERRHSTLKYVSPLQYERQYKRQLADTRRAA; this comes from the coding sequence ATGTGCGACGCGTTGGGCGTGAGCGTGAGCGGCTACAACCAGGCCCGGCGGCGTGCGGCCGGGCCGCCGCCGGCCCGCGCCGCGGCCGACGAGCGGCTGCGCGTGCACGTGCGGGCGGCGCACCGCGGGGGGCGTGGCTGCTACGGGGCGCCGCGCGTACACCGCGAACTGCGCGACGCGGGTGTGCGCGACGCGGGTGTGCGCGTCGCCCGGAAGCGCGTCGCGCGCCTCATGTGCGAGGACGGCCTGGTGGGGCGCCGGACGCGGCGGCGGGTGCGCACGACGGACAGCGCGCACGCCGAGCCGGTCGCGCCCAACCTGCTCGAGCGGCGCTTCGGCGTGGCCGACCACCCGACGCCTAACGCCGCGTGGTGCGGCGACCTGACGTACGCCTGCGGCGTACCCGTGCCCACGCGCGAGGGCTGGCTCTTCTTGTCGGTGCTGCTCGACCTGAGCTCGCGGCGCGTCGTCGGCTGGGCCACCTGCGACACGCTGGCGACCGCCGGCCCACTCGCCGCATTGCGCATGGCCTTGGCCGCGCGCCGGCCGCCGCCGGGGCTGATCCATCACACGGACAGGGGCTCGGCGTACGCGAGCCGGGCGTACCGCGCCGTGCTCGCGTCGTCCGGCATGCGGCCGAGCATGAGTCGCCGGGGGGACTGCTGGGATAACGCCGTCGCGGAGAGCTTCTTCTCGACGCTGGAGCACGAGCTACTCGCCGGCGCCGCGTTCGCGACCCGGGCCGCGGCGTACCGCGCGCTCGCCGAGTTCGTCGCGTGGTACAATGCGGAGCGGCGACACTCGACGCTGAAGTACGTGAGCCCGCTGCAGTACGAGAGACAGTACAAACGGCAGCTCGCCGACACGCGGCGGGCGGCCTAA
- a CDS encoding TIGR00374 family protein, whose amino-acid sequence MRLDWKAGLGIVLSAVLLWWTLHDIDFAAVWGVLRASDGWLWSASTVAATLIFPVRARRWRTILDPVVPRLPFRPLWRATAVGMMVNNVAPARAGELARVVALRRERPDVPFGGALASLAVDRLFDAVVLLLLLFAAPLDPAFPAGARVGGYSVLSIGEGGVGLTVLLVVGLYAVVAAPDGFARVLAALARRVAPRWESRAAGSVRTFAAGLGVLRDPRRFAAVFAWSVAHWLLCAWSVWIGFRAVGIAAPFSAALFLNSLLSVASAIPASPGFFGLFESVSRVGLAVYGVPATRAVSWALGYHILTFVPITVFGFVYLARLGLTFGQLADRGDA is encoded by the coding sequence GTGCGGCTCGACTGGAAGGCGGGGCTGGGCATCGTGCTGAGCGCGGTGCTCCTCTGGTGGACGTTGCACGACATCGACTTCGCCGCGGTCTGGGGCGTGCTGCGCGCGTCGGACGGCTGGCTGTGGTCGGCGTCGACGGTCGCCGCGACGCTGATCTTCCCGGTCCGCGCGCGCCGGTGGCGCACCATCCTCGACCCGGTGGTGCCGCGGCTGCCGTTCCGCCCGCTCTGGCGCGCGACGGCGGTCGGGATGATGGTGAACAACGTCGCCCCGGCACGCGCGGGCGAGCTCGCGCGCGTGGTCGCGCTCCGCCGCGAGCGCCCCGACGTGCCCTTCGGCGGCGCGCTCGCCTCGCTCGCGGTCGACCGGCTCTTCGACGCTGTCGTGCTGCTCCTGCTGCTGTTCGCGGCGCCGCTCGACCCCGCGTTCCCCGCCGGCGCGCGCGTCGGCGGCTACTCGGTCCTCTCGATCGGCGAGGGCGGCGTGGGCCTCACGGTCCTGCTGGTCGTCGGCCTCTACGCGGTCGTGGCCGCACCCGACGGCTTCGCGCGGGTGCTCGCCGCGCTCGCGCGCCGCGTCGCGCCGCGCTGGGAGTCGCGCGCCGCGGGCAGCGTGCGGACGTTCGCCGCCGGGCTCGGCGTCCTGCGCGACCCGCGGCGTTTCGCGGCCGTCTTCGCGTGGAGCGTCGCACACTGGCTGCTCTGCGCGTGGTCGGTCTGGATCGGCTTCCGCGCGGTCGGCATCGCGGCGCCGTTCTCCGCGGCGCTCTTTCTCAACAGTCTGCTCAGCGTCGCCTCGGCGATCCCGGCCTCGCCGGGGTTCTTCGGCCTCTTCGAGAGCGTCTCGCGCGTCGGGCTCGCGGTCTACGGCGTCCCCGCGACGCGCGCCGTGAGCTGGGCGTTGGGCTACCACATCCTCACATTCGTCCCGATCACCGTGTTCGGCTTCGTCTACCTCGCGCGCCTCGGCCTCACGTTCGGCCAGCTCGCCGACCGCGGCGACGCGTGA
- the spoVC gene encoding peptidyl-tRNA hydrolase → MKVILGLGNPGEEYRDTRHNVGWVVLDHLADVWRCDPWRRDGDSLATTGLVGSTKVRLLKPQTFYNLSGQALKPFLRRPFWAPQTDLLVVGDDVALPVGRYRLRPQGSAGGSNGLKSVERTLGHQNYPRLRVGTKPADERREVGNLADFVLSPFGKAERREVMDLMPRLVDAAEVWLRDGIVAAMNKHNAPHPPV, encoded by the coding sequence TTGAAGGTCATCCTCGGCCTCGGCAACCCCGGCGAGGAGTACCGCGACACGCGACACAACGTCGGCTGGGTGGTGCTCGACCACCTCGCCGACGTTTGGCGTTGCGACCCGTGGCGCCGCGACGGCGACAGCCTGGCGACGACCGGGCTCGTCGGTTCCACCAAGGTACGGCTGCTCAAGCCGCAAACGTTCTACAACCTGAGCGGGCAGGCGCTCAAGCCGTTTCTGCGGCGCCCGTTCTGGGCGCCGCAGACGGACCTGCTCGTGGTGGGCGACGACGTCGCGCTGCCCGTCGGCCGCTACCGGCTGCGACCGCAGGGGAGCGCGGGCGGCAGCAACGGGCTCAAGTCCGTCGAGCGCACGTTAGGCCACCAGAACTACCCGCGCCTCCGCGTCGGCACCAAGCCGGCCGACGAGCGGCGCGAGGTCGGCAATCTCGCCGACTTCGTGCTCTCGCCGTTCGGCAAGGCGGAGCGGCGGGAGGTCATGGACCTGATGCCGCGCCTCGTCGACGCCGCCGAGGTCTGGCTGCGCGACGGGATCGTCGCGGCGATGAACAAGCACAACGCACCGCACCCTCCGGTCTGA
- the pdxJ gene encoding pyridoxine 5'-phosphate synthase gives MSYAQPPRLAPLAYQRLYVNIDHVATLRQARRGDEPDPVAAARVCEDAGADGITVHLREDRRHIQDDDVERLAPAVRTVLNLEMAATDEMVALALRLRPAQVTIVPERREEVTTEGGLDVRRGGERLARHASALRDAGLRTSLFIGPDDEVVRASADLGVVAIELHTGPYAHAPHDSATLAALAAAAALGASLGLAVHAGHGLTADNVGPVAAIPEVEELNIGHSIVSRAVFVGLAESVRAVRAAMEAARGAVAGAGAGSSRG, from the coding sequence ATGTCCTACGCGCAGCCCCCGCGACTCGCACCCCTCGCGTACCAGCGGCTCTACGTCAACATCGACCACGTCGCCACGCTACGGCAGGCGCGACGCGGCGACGAACCCGACCCGGTCGCGGCCGCGCGGGTGTGCGAGGACGCGGGCGCGGACGGAATTACGGTGCACCTGCGCGAGGACCGGCGGCACATCCAGGACGACGACGTCGAGCGCCTCGCGCCGGCCGTCCGCACCGTGCTCAACCTCGAGATGGCGGCGACCGACGAGATGGTCGCCCTCGCGCTCCGACTACGGCCCGCGCAGGTGACGATCGTTCCCGAGCGGCGCGAGGAGGTCACGACCGAGGGCGGCCTCGACGTGCGCCGGGGCGGCGAACGCCTCGCCCGGCACGCGTCGGCGCTCCGCGACGCCGGCCTCCGAACGAGTCTTTTCATCGGCCCGGACGATGAAGTCGTCCGCGCGTCCGCAGACCTCGGCGTCGTCGCGATCGAGCTGCACACCGGGCCGTACGCGCACGCCCCGCACGACTCCGCGACGTTAGCCGCGCTCGCCGCCGCCGCCGCGCTCGGCGCGTCGCTCGGCCTCGCCGTCCACGCGGGACACGGCCTCACGGCCGACAACGTCGGCCCGGTCGCCGCGATCCCGGAAGTCGAGGAACTCAACATCGGGCATTCCATCGTGAGTCGCGCCGTCTTCGTCGGACTCGCCGAGAGCGTGCGCGCCGTACGTGCGGCGATGGAAGCCGCGCGCGGCGCGGTGGCGGGCGCGGGCGCCGGATCGTCTCGGGGTTAA